A genomic region of Macaca thibetana thibetana isolate TM-01 chromosome 14, ASM2454274v1, whole genome shotgun sequence contains the following coding sequences:
- the TP53AIP1 gene encoding p53-regulated apoptosis-inducing protein 1 isoform X1 — translation MGSSSKASFRSAQASGSGARRQGLGRGDQSLLMMPPNGRAQTHTLDWGSPCTLCLQVHGRCRGREAPSVSSGSWSSATVWCLTDLGLGLSRPFFPGATVLKDRPLGSARKPEL, via the exons ATGGGGTCTTCCTCTAAGGCGAGCTTCAGATCTGCTCAAGCTTCCGGCAGTGGGGccaggaggcagggcctgggcagGGGAGACCAGAGCCTCTTGATGATGCCTCCCAACGGCAGGGCTCAGACACACACACTGGACTGGGGAAGCCCCTGCA CTTTGTGTCTCCAAGTTCACGGAAGGTGCAGGGGAAGAGAAGCTCCATCAGTTTCGTCTGGATCTTGGTCCTCAGCAACTGTCTGGTGCCTGACAG ACCTTGGTCTAGGTCTCTCCAGGCCTTTCTTTCCTGGAGCCACAGTGCTTAAAGATAGGCCACTGGGGTCAGCACGTAAGCCTGAGCTGTGA
- the TP53AIP1 gene encoding p53-regulated apoptosis-inducing protein 1 isoform X2, producing the protein MGSSSKASFRSAQASGSGARRQGLGRGDQSLLMMPPNGRAQTHTLDWGSPCTLCLQVHGRCRGREAPSVSSGSWSSATVWCLTGLSRPFFPGATVLKDRPLGSARKPEL; encoded by the exons ATGGGGTCTTCCTCTAAGGCGAGCTTCAGATCTGCTCAAGCTTCCGGCAGTGGGGccaggaggcagggcctgggcagGGGAGACCAGAGCCTCTTGATGATGCCTCCCAACGGCAGGGCTCAGACACACACACTGGACTGGGGAAGCCCCTGCA CTTTGTGTCTCCAAGTTCACGGAAGGTGCAGGGGAAGAGAAGCTCCATCAGTTTCGTCTGGATCTTGGTCCTCAGCAACTGTCTGGTGCCTGACAG GTCTCTCCAGGCCTTTCTTTCCTGGAGCCACAGTGCTTAAAGATAGGCCACTGGGGTCAGCACGTAAGCCTGAGCTGTGA